The region AAGTTTGGACGGTTCGATGtgtattttgaatttgaattttaatttttataaacatttgaaaaatgaTTTGAAATATGCactaattttcatttgttgaaaTTCTATAACACAAACACGGTTATACGAAACTCATCTTACAGATACGGTAGGTTTGCAAACTTTAGTACTTCTAATCACAGAAGTATTATAGAGCAAACATTTAAAGCATATTGGAAAACCAGTAGCCGTAATAAAGATCATTTGACAATAAGACTCCCGGTTATATTACTGAAATCTTGACTTCAGTTATGGCATTCCCACTAAAAAGGCCTAAAAAAGTAACCAGTAGATTATTCCAACCCTCGATTCTTAATACCCCAAACAATTTAAGACTCTTAAAATTTCAGTTTAtgttctttttattattcaagTATTCTTGGCTTATATTAAATGTTGTAAAGCAGAAATGTGAATTTAAagcataaaaaatgtgtttccTGAATGAAACTAAGTGGAAGCTCGGTGGGGAAGCTCTTTGTTGAGATGATCCAATAAATTACAATCAATTAAATACATGAATCATTAAGCCTAGGGGAGATCAGAtacgaaatacaaaatacgaaCTTAACAACTATCACAGGAACATCACATCATATCAAATCAACTACCAACTAAATACGATTCTGAGGCAAATGTTTACACTAGACCTTGGAAAACTTGGATCGTTTCTAAATGAAACTACATAAGTAGTAAAGCTATCAATGTCAATTGGTTGCGTGAATTCGGGATGCCCATTTCACCAGGGACGCCAGACATCCTCGCCATGGGGTATATCCTCTTCCTGTGGCGACTTGGAGCGCTTCTGATCGGCCAGATTGACGGGTTCCTCTGCCATGTAGGGATAGGGCTCCTCCTGCTTGATATCCTTGAGCTGGTGTCCCAACTGCTTCATCAGGTGGGTGCCGAACTTGAGATCCAGGCCGGGCACGGTGGAGAATATGTGGGAGACCTCGTAGGCGGCCTGGGTGTATCCGGCCCGGAATTTGTCCAGGTTAACCTGGGTGGCGACAGGCGAAGATTGCGGATTGGCTAcccgttgctgctgctgcgccttCAGATAGTTGACTGTAAGCTCCAGAATGTCCGCCTTCTCCAGCTTGCTGACCTGCTCGCCCTGCGCATCCATTGTGTCCACGATGAGATCCTTCAGCTCATCCAGATACAGGTTCATCCGGGCGCGTCTCTTGCGCTCCAGCAGAGGCTTGGTCACCTTGCGGTAGTGCTGCGTCTTGGTCATAAATCTCTGACCCTGCACGGCCATTGTGTTTGAAGAGATTCTAGTTGTTTGTAAATAAAGTTGCGAGGTTGCCAGGTTGCGATGTCGCTGCTGCCGCTCCGCACTGCACGGTAGTCACTTGAGAAATGATCTTGCCGCAAGGTAAGCTGATCCTTTTTGTAGCTGCCACACAGCCGGTGCCGTACACTTGCGAAAGCGAAATCGAAATCCTCCCCTAACTGCCACCACGCACAGTGATCACTGCGACGATCACGATCACCACGAAGCATCAATCGGGTCACTCTCTGCTTGTGGCAAGATTCCCTCGGCGCTGCACGTGTGCAACTTCAAAAAAATTGGATCGGGCGGAAGCCGCTTCTGCTCTCTCTtttgcactgagaaaaaatagTGGGGGGGCAAAAACATTTACGAAAAAAATACAGAGTTTTCCACTGTAATACAATGATAacctatataaataaaaaattcagcatttaaatgttttgagataataacatttctttaagGGATTAAtacatttgaaatatttaagattGATCATAAGTgtgataaaaactttaaaaaatcttgTCCCATGAGGTCGCTAAAAAGTATACTATAGATTTTTCCTACTGAGGAACTAGAACATCCTTTAAATATAGCTTAGTATTTCTAGTTTAACAGTTCTCTATTGATAAGACTAACTACCAGAATaaacttctttaaaaataacaacgtATAAAAAGGGAATGGATTTGTTTGTATCTTAAAAGTTCTTCTTACTAGGAAATAATACAACcgccaataaaaatattttcagtgtACTGACTAGGGTCCAATAACACGTTCTTCGGATCTTGGCTCTCTTGGCGTCTCTCTTCCTCGTGCTGTTGCCGTGCGCCGGCGCAACagccaaaagaagaagaagacgaAGGGTCGGAGGTGAGGCGCAAGAAAAGAGCCAGAGCCGAGGAAAGACGAGAGCCGGAGCAatcaaccaccaccaccagcagcgcaccacacgcacacacgaCACAACAACGGCGTCGCCCTGACCTCGACCTGCCTGCCAGCCATCCGTGCCACTCGTCCCGCTCCCTAGACAGGGCTCCCTGGTTCCCACTCCGCTCGGGAAAAGAGAGCCGTGCCCCATGCGTGCCGTCCTCACTTAAGCCAAAGAGCCAATCTCGTCGAGGCGATGCCATTGTTGCACATGGGTGAGGGTTCTGCCTGTGTGCGTGCAGGGACACTGAGGGAAAATGGCTTGTAAAATAAAGTTTGTACTCTGACAAAATATCCTTAAAATTATGTttcttaaaagaaaaaatatatatgaatgaTCTATACCTTTATAGTTTTCAATGGATTACTATCGAAAATGAAGATAGTTTTGTTAAGATAAAAATTATCTTTCAAgtgaataataatattgttataatatttaatatattatattagtTTATAGGtctttacaaaattaattttttatttagagaCTTATTTTCTTTCAGGAAAAATTTAAACTGTTATTTTCTATATCCCAGGGAGcaccatttatatttattttatttatttatttatcgttaacgataatgatgatgatcaCCTTTGGTGGAATATTCTTCCAGTGCAGGCTCTTCCCTTTTGGCGCACAGTCACACAGACCTCATTTCCTCTTTGGCGCGACATTGCGTTACACTTAGCAGAAGCAACCACCGCAGCAACCACCACGAGTGGAATAGCACCACCCAGAGCCAGGGAAGCGGCAAACAGCCGGTGCTCCGATGGGTCGGTGTCGGTCGGCAGTCGGTGCATGTGCATCGTGAGAAAGTTGGCTGGAGACATTCCCACAAGTATTGGGATTGTGCCGCACTCCTGCTCCCGGTTGCTCGGCTTGGGCTCGGCCTCGGTCAGCTGTGACACTTGTTTGGCGCATTTGGCGAGATTGGGCCTTCGGATTGGGCCATTGACGGAATCCACCTGCCCGAGGGTGAGTTCCAGTGCACGTCCAGGACCAGGGGTCGCTGCAATCGCAGCCATGAAATCGAGAAGTTaacaaacagaaaacagagCGACATTCGCTGACATCTGATGGCACTGATTTCGTACATTTCGTTTCCAGTTTTCTTCGTGGGGGAGGCTTTTGAGATCATCGGAGTTGCAATGTTTTGATATGGGTTTCGGGATGGGATGAGGAAGACAGCCATGTGCAAAAACAAAGACTTCAATTTGCATGGAAAGAAGGTCTTAAAGAGGGATAAACCGCTGACAATGATGAATCATCCCACTTATGTGGGGTTGGTCCTAAAATCTGCTGGCACTTCAAGGATCCCACAAGAAATTTGCACAATCTTGCCATATTTCAGCTAATCCTAAGGAAAGATCAGGGCCATTGAAAGAAACGATCGCATACTCTTTAAACACTTTAATTGAAAGTATATTAAGTGGTTCGATATTCTTTTACATTGATAAAGTTGGGACATTAACATTTCATAAATATCTTCAAGTGGCTGTAATATACAAAGATACATATTCGTTTGATACACATATAGCAACACACACATATACATTTagattaataataatgcatAGAATCCTGTTCCATTTGCTCATCTAGGTTTAAAAAATTCCTCATGTTTTACGCGGGTAACGCCGAATACAGTTTAAAATCCATGTGCTAGAAAGTAAGTGTAACGGACTAACTTGTTTCGTTTATTGTTAATAAGAGGTACAAATGTGTTGTAACGTTCGTAAGGTTTTATTTTGGTTCGATTCTTTCGCTTACTAACGCTAATTCGATAAAAATCTTGTTCTGTGCTTACaactaaattatattaaagCGGACTGGGTCGTTTTTAAGCTTATCTTCGTTTAGTTTTTGGTGTTTTAGAACTTTCTTCGAGAATGTGCTGATGAAATAAATTAGTAAGGACTAATGAGATATGAGCTtggttaaaaaaatagtaagtagaatcaaataaaaaataaatgccatCTGATACATTTGCGCGGGGAGATTCCTTTATAATACAAAACAATGCCGGCGACATGTGGCACATGCCGCTCTCTTAAAGCTTTAAGTTAATCTGTTACTCGTTtcgtttgattttatttcgcCTTTAAACGCTTTCGTGGTTAACTCCGTTTCGCCTGGTCGTGGTCATCTTCGCAGGAACTGGTGGACTTGGTGTGCCTAGTTGCGGATGGCAAACTTTAAAATGTACAATCGTTAatcgttaaaaaatattccgtTCGATATCCTCTAGGGGTTACAGCATCCTGGTTCCACTCCCCTCTACACCTTATATACACTCATTTTTACACACATCTCCTCCCTTCGCATTGAGTGGCCATCGCTTGCCGGCATTctatacaatatatataaatattctatGACTTTGTACGACTTTCTGTGGGGACTTGGTTTTCACGTTCTCTAAAAGCACTTTTTAAACAGATTTAGGAAACGCATTACTTTTGCGATTAGTGTGGTACGTCTAGTGCGCGGGTCTGTAGTTGTTATTCATGCAGCTGAAAGTAAGACAAAAGTTGCATAAACACATCGACGAAGGGAACATAGTCGTGGTGAAAGGAAAATCTGGGCGAAAAAGCGGTGAAGAATATTAAGTTTACTTATTAGTTACTTCAATTATCTATTGGCTCGTATAAAATATAGTCTtcaatgaaaatatataaaatcttGGTGTATCCTCTGTGTTTTCTCGTTTGTTCTTAGCCAAATTAGCAGCTACTGGAAACTGAAACTTGCACGGGTGTATATTTTtgcaatattataaaatttacttGGCATGCATTGGTATATCAGAAATATATTCGGTTCTCTGTGGGAACTCAGCTATCGtgaattacatttttcgaCTCTATTAATCTTTtaacaacaattattttatgaCAACACTACACTAAGCTACAAAAAAGGTGCTCATAATTCACCCACACGatttcgaaaatatgttgtaaATGCTTCAAGGTACCAGATTTATCATCAATATATAGTTCTCAAATCTTCAACATCAATTTGCTAATGCGTGTTACGAGTAAGTGCATTATCTTGTGGGATTTCCATATGACTTTTATGTTGTGTTTAACAATTTGCATATCGAATACGGTGTCCGTAGTTACAAAATGAATCGTTTCGAGTGTGTCGGGACAATAATTCCATTTGGCAAAGCTTAGATAACTACGAAATACACATTTGTTTCCAATCATGGTGTTATTTAGTGGCATTGTTTGCGGCTACCCATCGTTTGTCTTTAGTTGCGGTTTAAATATAGTTTGTATTTTTCTTGTGGAACGTTCAATGTGATGGACTGTCGTTAATTCGATGTTTGGCGCGTGATTTGCTGTGTGAGGCGCGTCGCAGGCTGCTGACGCTGCCTGGGCAATTGTCATAAAAGTCTAATGATTCCGATGAGAATGCTATATATCGCAATTGGTGTGACATAAAGAAAAGGTTAGGTTTGAGTAAATACTGTTTGTAAAATTCTGTGTTCATTCAAATGGGGCTTGGGCTTGCTATTAAAAAGTAAACGCTCTAGGTTAAAGCAATGCATTACGGTATAGGTAAGGGATGATCTAAGGGGTACTAACCTTTGTCCGTGGGCGAGCCCAAGGTCAGGCTGCTCAGGCTGGAGCTCAGGTTGTAGGGACGCGGAGAGGGTGGCACCGGGGCGGATTCGTCGCCGGGCAAACAGGTCTCCACCATGGCCTCCAGGCAGTTGACAAACAGCTCCGAAGATTCTCCCATCATATTGTACTGTAAATGTATtacatttataataaatgatATTATATAGGTCATAGTTAGGCACCCACCTTGGTGAAGGGTCCCGCAAATCGCCATAGTCCGCCAAAGCCGCAGCTTTGCAGGaagtgcagctgctgctgggagGGATCCTCGCTGGCCAGCATGTTTTGTATAATGCTCTGGACTGAGTTGAGCACCACTTGGTCATGGGACACTGACAGGATATTGTTGATCTTCTGGTCCAGCAAAGAATGGCTGAAATACCACAAAGAATATTATTACTTCTTAGAAAAGAGTTATGAACAGATATACTCACATAACTGGAAACACCTTGGGAAAGACCACCGACCCCTCGGCCAAATATTGATATAAAACGCGCGTTTCGCCCTCGTCCGACGAGTACTTGACCAAGGTGGCCAGAACAGTCAGCACCAGGGCTTGTATGGACAAATCAGGCAGGACCTCGGGGTCCAGCAGGACATTCGACTCGTTGGAGACCGAAGAACGCGAGCCGCGTTCCTGTTCAGACACATATATACAGGTGTTAATAAAGTTATCACAAAAGTGCAGTCAAATTACACACAGatatggtctaaaaaaaactAGTGAAGATGAAAGATCTACTATAGAAACAGAATGTGCATGTTGGCCTCGGAACAGCTTTTTTACTGCTTTCATTCAGTGCCATGCAAGAAAAACGAAACTAAATGACATACAGCGAAACATCAATGTTAACTTAATAGTGGGTTTAGTGGCGAACTTAGAAATAGAGGATTTAGTGGGGTAGTAGAGTTAGTCTTAGCTAAGAGATAAGTTATGTTACGCAATACCTGACGTTCTTCGATGCCGGCGGCATTGTTCGGATCTTTGGTTGTCGGCACCGAGAATGAGCGTTGAGTTTTGAACAAAACCCGCGCGTTCTACGgatgtttaatttaatgttcGTGGTGGTGTTTTTGTCACAGTGTTGATGTTGGAGTTGTAGTTTTAGCGGGTTTCGGTAACCAAATCAAACGTAAATCAAATACAATGTTCATGCGAAGTAGTAGTGGTGGCAGGTGGCAGTTACAGTTTATAGTTCATAAAGACATATAGTAATATCGATATTGATGAGTTACAAGCACCAATTAGATGTAAGATTCGGCAGGCATATTATGGCATTAATACGGTTTCAACGAGTATACATTGTGATTCATATGTAacgttttttatatattcaaatcaaacataaaaagagaaaagaaaaaatcatTGAACGATTATTAGTTATGCAACGGCTGATCTCGATAGATAGTTGATATTAGATAGTAGGTTGGATATACAGAGTATATAGGTTGGAATATGTAAACTCAAGTAGATAGCCAAAAGTTACTATAGCAGATGGTTATAACAACTTTTGCACAGCGAATTTCGAACAAGTGGGGAGTACATCTGGGCCTAATCGATCTTTAAAGCTCACCTGAAGAGTGGGAACCTTGTGCTGGCGAGCAAACTGCAGGGCGGACTGGTCTAGGATGTCCCAACTTTTTTGCCGGCGTGACAGCGGCATGCCAATCTAGggggattttaaaatatatatctcaCTTCCTAAAATCCAGCTTCTTTTATCTTACAGCTTGCACTCCACTGGCTACTTCGCCATTCTCCACACTGCCACTCAGATCGGCGGGCCAGCGGGGCAGGGCGTGCTTCACATGACACCTGGAGCGCACTTCCTCGGAGACAGCCACCAGGGCAGTTAAGTATGCCACACTATCGGGGGTCACCTCGAACTTGTCCCGGTGCAGCGGCTTGGCTATAATGCCCAGGAGCATGGTCAGCACTCGGGAAGTGCGGGAAACAGTTGTGGGTGTCGGATGGCGGAAGCCCTGAAAAAATATACCATTAAATCTCAAAATATCTTCTATAAGATCAAACCATACCTTGATCAAGTGCCCCACCAGGGCAAAGTGAAAATTGCTGCGGAACGAAAGGCCCACGGCGTGATCCAGTTGCTTGAAGTGCCACTCAAGCTTTTCCCGCGTCTTCATCATCACCTCTGCTATGGTCTCCTTCTTATCAAAGCATCCCTGCGACTTGAGCGTGTGCAGGTTCTGCTCAAGCAGGGCCAGTCCAGCACCGTACAGGGTAATCTCGTCTAGCTGCAGCACCGAAATGGCCACCCAGAAGAGCGCCCGATGGATGGGCGACTCAGGGCGCAGTAGCGGTTGAATGCGAGTCAAACACATGACCAGCGCCTCAATCAGAATGAGATCGTTGAACGATTCCAGGGCCTTGACCAGGATGCGGAGCAACTGCTTCACCTCGTGGTCAGTAACACTCTTGCTGATGCATCCGTAGACGATCAGAGCTCTTGGCTGCAGAGCTGGGTTGTAGCAGAAGGCGAAACTGCGGGCCAGGGAGGTCCAAGTGTTCAGCCACTCGCAATCGGGGACATCGCGCATGCAGGCCTCCATGATTTCGAGAAGGGCATCGGTTATAACCTCCAGCGAAGGCAGCGACAATCTCTCCCGATCTGCTGGTAACGGTTGGGTAACTCTCTCATTTCCCAGCCACTTATCTGTGGGATGACGACAGCTGGAGCGGAAAGCAGTCACTGCTGCCGACTTGACCTTGCTGATGCCAAAGAGCAAGTAGAACTTGGGCAACGAGAACTCATCCAGCGAGAGCCGAAGCACACGCTGCGCCTCCTCCGAAAAGGAGGGATTTGTGCAGGTGCACAGCGAGTGGATGATGTTGATCACCAGGCCGTGGGTGGAGGCTCGCATCGAGAGCGATCCCGAACAGACCAAAAACGTGATGGTGTGGAACAGATACGGCACCGACGTGGCCACATCCAGACAGTTGTTGAAGGACAACATGAGCAAGTAGCGTCCTAGGATGGCTATGTCATCCCACATCATGTGCTGCTCCAGATATTGCGTTGGATTCGTGCAGGATTTGTCCATCACGCGACACATTCTTGTTATGACCTTCTTGGACACCAACTGCACGTTTGCTGAGGCGAGAGCCACTGCCGTGTCCGCCATAATTTCAACTTGCGGCGATCCCAAGCCATATGTAATCGATTTATGCAGGAAGTTATCCAAAACCATGTCGATGAGCTCGGGAATCTGACCAATTGATCCCCAGATCTTCGCCTGCACCGAGGGATACATTTCCTTCTGGTCAATGGTCAAGTTGATGAGCTTGTCCAGAATTTGAGACACCTTCAGCTTCTTTGAGTCGTCGTTGGACTTGCAAAACTTGACAAGATTCTTGAGCCAAGGCGTCATATACTCCAAGCACAAATGCTTCAACTCGATGGTGCTGCGTTGGAAGCCCTGAATGGACTCCTCGAGGAATTCCAGAGTAAGGTGAGGTTCGTTGGTGGCCAACTTCTCGCTGACGGACTTGATAAATATGGTATTATTGGAGGGTATGCAAAGACCTTGCGTCTCGAGCAACTGCCCCTCAATCTTCAGGTCAAAGGTGGCGGTCAAGGCGCACAGCAAATTGTAGGCAGCCGTCCTGAGATTGGGATCACATGATCCTAGATTTAGTAGCGCCATGTTAAGTAGGGTTCCGGGCACATCCTTTGGCCGGATCTTTTGGTGAACAGTAACCGAATCTGGCTGGCTGAGCTCCCAGCGATTCCGGATGTGAATAATGGCCTGGACGATGTTATCGCAATCGTTGTGAATAAAGCTGAGTTGGCCACTTTCGTTGGTTATGGACAGGGTGAACTGGTTGTCGTCCACCAAGCACACCTCCTCAATCTCGGAGGCGTAGTAAACATCGTTCAGGAGCACCGAGTGAGCGAGGACCTTTGTCTTTTCTGCAGATGTGATCTGCAGGGCAGTCGGACCCACTTTGATGGCCACCTTTGTGTCCTTATGGCTGAGTTTCAGCGCGTTGCTAAACACTTTCAGATCCTCGTCCAACGAAAGAGTTGCGCCTGGCAGCTTCTGCTGCTCTGCGTCGATGAAATCGGTGAGTTTGTTCGGTGACTCCAGGAACAGAAGTTTGCGATTGCCCTTCAGGGGGGCCAGGATGCGGTCGTGGAATTTGGTATATTCGCGCACCCACGAGTTGCAGTTGTATATGTACACCGCATGGACATTTTCGTAGGCCACCGTGGGCAGAACGTAGAACCACTTTTGCAGGAACTCGGTGCGGAAGCGGTTGTCCGAGCAGGTGTGCGTGAAATCGATGACCACCTCGAATGGCGAGTGGCAGAAGGGTTTCAGCGTGAGTATGACGTGGTAGATCAGCAGATCTCCGTTTGTCTCTCCAATTCTTGAATagaaagaaagttaatttTGGTTGTAATGCCACTAATAATTCACTTACTTGTATCTTCTTGCTATGTAGTAAAATACGGGATAGCCTGATTTGCTTGTCCCCGCCTGGTAAAATATGTTCATCGACTTCAGGGTCTTGAACTCCTCCTTCTCGTGCATCTGGTGCTTGACCATAATCTCCTCAAAGTTGGTCGATGACATGTCAATGGAGCTCCAGCGTGCATAGGAGCTAAACATCATGTGCGAGTCCACGGGCTTGTGCTCCGGTGGACCCAAGTAGGCAAGTAAAGTAGCCATTTTGTCGAATGGCCGCCTTCCCACAGCCTTGTGATCTCGACTGCTGGAGAGGTAGTCCCCGATCTTCTCCTGGTGCGTCCACAGCAAGCGATGCAAGGCCAGTACGTTTGCATCTGAGATGAAACTCATACTGTGCGACGTTTGATCCACTGTCTCGCAATCAGATGCTATCTGTATGAAGAACCGTCGACCGGCTTCGAAGTGGTCGCGCAGGAAATCGTTGAAGCACAACATGTGCTGCTCCTTGGAGAACTCCACATGGTTGGCAATGTTCTGCAGGATCTTTGACATTAGCATCAGACCTCTCTTAGCCGAACTGTGCACCTGCTTGTCAACGATGCCCAATTCTTGCGGTGAGACTGAAAATACAACGGGTATCAATACTTGCTATAGTTCAGGCATTAAATACGATATTACCTATGGCGGGATTGATGAAGCGCAAGAAGATGACAGTGCCTACTGCACCAATGTTGTTTTGCAGCAGATTCGGGAAGCGCTTGCTAAGCACTTGGTACAGGCAATGGCACATGGAGCGCAGCTGAGGCGGAAATCGATCTGATGAGTTAATAATGGCATCAAACACCTTCTGGGTCAGGGCAATCAGGTTATTCCTGTGCTGCTCAATATCCTCTGTTGGGTCCAGTCGAGCTGGATCCACCTCAAAGCAGGTCTCTTCCTCCTCATCGAGCAACGGTCGAATCAGTGGCTCCAGCAGCATTTGCAGATAACTAGCACCATATATTTTGAAGCAGAAGGCCATAATCTTGCTGCCCAGGGAATTTCCACGGAAGAGTGTCTGCATGCAGTCTGAGACCTCCACCTCGCGGTAGAACATGTTCCACAGGAGGGGTGACAACAGGTGTTTAGCGTCGAAGAGGGTGACCAAGACCCTGGCCAATTCGTCCATTTGGGAAGTGGTCACGACATTGGCCAACGCCATGGCTATGGGCAGCTCACCCTTGTCGCTGATCATTGTCACTAGTTGGACCAGTTGCTCAAAGCGATCTGCAAGGACAGTTTCAGCCAGGGTGTCGAACTCGGTGCCTTGCTGCAGGATTTGTGTGAGCACCTCCATAAAAGCGGCACGCGTTTGCAAATCGGGATTGTAGCCCAGATCGATAGAGTGCATCAATCCCGAGTCGATGTTGGCACCCAGCAGATTGGACATGGCCAGGATGGTGGCATTTCGAAGAGCAGTCAGCTTTCCAGCTGCCATTCGAGGACGTGGCGGCAACAGTGGCGTGTTATTCATCTCCTTTTCCGCTTCCGAGCTGTCGATGCAGTCGTTCAGCAGGTTCATAAACAGGGTAAAATACTTCAGAAAGAGCGCGCTCTTTGCGTCCATCAAATCACCCCGATCCGATTCCTCTGGCTGGAGAGGAAGACCGCGCAGCAGGGCCGCCACTGCCTCCATGCATGCTTGGTCCAGATCGCGAAAGATGAGGGATGTGTTGGTCAGTATAGCTGCATCCGCCGAGCTGGGCGGCGCAATCTGATGCGAAGTGCCCATCACCCAGTCGGTCAGGTATTCGACCAACTTGTTTCGGAACTTCATCTCCTGACGGAAGGCGAGATCATCGCGTCGCTTCATCATCACCTCCACTAGCTGGCACAGTTTTGTCTTGATGCGAATGGCGTACACTGTCATATCCAGGTGGCGAACATAGCGCACGATTCCCAGCATCATGCCCTCGATGCTTGTCACTCCCAAATGTTCCGATGGCGAGGGTTGATCGTTGTTGAGATCCTTGCTGGCCTTGGGGTCCAGGATCGACTTCATTATATAGATGGTGTGCTCGATGAACTGCGTGTTGATGTCGGTCACGTTGACATTCACCTGGCCCTGCTGGTCAAAGAATTTTTCCACGATGGCTCGAACTTGGTCAAAAAGTATGGGATATAGCTGAGTGGACATCTCCTCGCCCACCAGTTCCTTCACGTTCTTCTGGATATTCAGGCCGATTTTTTCATTGCTGCAGACCAGCAGACGCAGTAGTTGGCCAACAAATCTGTGGTTTAGAAATACAGgttaagttttaatttaaataatttgtgttTATGAATCTTACTGTGTTACAGGACAGTAGCTGACATCTTGTGGCGGTGCTGGTGGAAGGGTGGAGAGCGAAACCGTACTGGGATGCAGAGAACCATGTCCGGAACTTGT is a window of Drosophila biarmipes strain raj3 chromosome 3R, RU_DBia_V1.1, whole genome shotgun sequence DNA encoding:
- the LOC108025134 gene encoding enhancer of split mdelta protein; the protein is MAVQGQRFMTKTQHYRKVTKPLLERKRRARMNLYLDELKDLIVDTMDAQGEQVSKLEKADILELTVNYLKAQQQQRVANPQSSPVATQVNLDKFRAGYTQAAYEVSHIFSTVPGLDLKFGTHLMKQLGHQLKDIKQEEPYPYMAEEPVNLADQKRSKSPQEEDIPHGEDVWRPW
- the LOC108025021 gene encoding LOW QUALITY PROTEIN: uncharacterized protein LOC108025021 (The sequence of the model RefSeq protein was modified relative to this genomic sequence to represent the inferred CDS: deleted 1 base in 1 codon) — its product is LGSNNTFFGSWLSWRLSSSCCCRAPAQQPKEEEDEGSEVRRKKRARAEERREPEQSTTTTSSAPHAHTTQQRRRPDLDLPASHPCHSSRSLDRAPWFPLRSGKESRAPCVPSSLKPKSQSRRGDAIVAHGAGSSLLAHSHTDLISSLARHCVTLSRSNHRSNHHEWNSTTQSQGSGKQPVLRWVGSVGSRCMCIVRKLAGDIPTSIGIVPHSCSRLLGLGSASVSCDTCLAHLARLGLRIGPLTESTCPRLILRKDQGH